One genomic segment of Panulirus ornatus isolate Po-2019 chromosome 3, ASM3632096v1, whole genome shotgun sequence includes these proteins:
- the LOC139759843 gene encoding uncharacterized protein, with translation MKTTLALTALLLVVASAQPLSDSTEEQDSTQGEDPTLQQWELDPYQLEEQAQEELLQYPDEELTVHERRKRQTRLSGGFNTERLGGGGRRDSAHVNIGRTFNRHSVTGGVNYDRTRVPGFNTNRNFGASVGYEFRPNRNTAFSVGAQHNRGTGGRSTSFGVGFSHSFGRK, from the exons ATGAAGACAACACTCGCCCTCACTGCCCTGCTGCTGGTTGTGGCGTCGGCACAACCCCTGTCTGACTCCACGGAGGAGCAGGACTCCACACAGGGAGAGGATCCCACACTACAACAGTGGGAGTTGGACCCGTACCAGCTAGAGGAACAGGCACAAGAGGAGCTACTTCAATACCCTGACGAGGAACTCACCGTTCATGAGCGTAGGAAGCGACAGACGCGTCTGTCTGGCGGCTTCAACACCGAGAGACTTGGCGGCGG cggcCGACGTGACAGTGCACACGTCAACATTGGTCGTACCTTCAACAGACACTCCGTCACCGGCGGTGTCAACTACGACCGCACGAGAGTTCCCGG ATTTAATACAAACAGGAACTTTGGCGCTAGCGTCGGATACGAGTTCAGACCCAACAGGAACACGGCCTTCTCTGTGGGCGCCCAGCACAACCGTGGCACTGGTGGCAG gtcCACCAGTTTCGGAGTCGGCTTTTCCCATTCATTCGGCCGGAAGTAG